In Podospora pseudoanserina strain CBS 124.78 chromosome 5, whole genome shotgun sequence, a single window of DNA contains:
- a CDS encoding hypothetical protein (BUSCO:EOG09262J7K; EggNog:ENOG503NWBC; COG:S) → MNQQQQYQQPSRRTDAYSSQHDELHLPSSSSMAQQGQHPLQQQQQQLPTRQYSSGPGVPPHIKLEQSPNPQQHHHQSAGVVPNVLQPGGLQTRPPIISSNTAPVLPTMQQQQPPDYQPHQTPTKPNSMNLSHNYPRSSPAAPYEGGSGYSAYAPNTPGGAGSSSQYMSPTDSKYSQSSGSQRIPSNAPLGLADIRPRADSSLSDGIPGTTSYEHANTQSRTSNYMAPWALYAFDWCKWAPQGNSAGKVAIGSYLEDGHNYIQILDAQVSPTPSDVYSPAGSRYTMDFTRIAEATHSYPVTRLLWEPPSSQKQSTDLLATSGDHLRLWSLPSDPQVQTPGSSITSRNGRDMPITKLTPLALLSNSKTPDHTAPLTSLDWNTVTPSLIITSSIDTTCTIWDIPSLTAKTQLIAHDKEVYDVRFCANSVDVFVSCGQDGSVRMFDLRSLEHSTIIYEPTGKEERDANGGRISPTLAQQTMSHPPPLLRLATSPHDQHLLATFAQDSNVIRILDVRQPGQALLELRGHGGALNCVEWSPLRRGTLASGGDDCQVLIWDLLNNNNTSNAATISTNGAAPPTGAQAAASTDNVRSPVAAWQCEYEVGNLGWVPHLAGGEYGDWLGVSAGRGVWGVKLG, encoded by the exons ATgaaccaacagcagcaatacCAGCAGCCGTCGCGGCGAACAGACGCCTACTCGTCGCAACACGACGAACTCCACCTACCCTCGTCATCCAGCATGGCCCAACAAGGCCAACATCCccttcaacagcagcagcagcagcttcccACCCGCCAATATTCCTCTGGGCCCGGCGTTCCTCCCCATATCAAGCTCGAGCAGTCCCCAAatcctcagcagcatcaccaccaaagcgCCGGTGTAGTGCCCAACGTGCTACAGCCGGGCGGGCTGCAAACCAGACCTCCTATCATCTCGTCAAATACCGCTCCGGTCCTGCCTACCatgcagcaacagcagccaccagACTATCAgcctcatcaaacaccaacaaaacccaACTCGATGAACCTGTCGCATAATTACCCGCGATCCAGCCCCGCCGCTCCCTACGAGGGCGGGTCCGGCTACTCTGCCTACGCTCCCAACACTCCTGGCGGTGCCGGGAGCTCTTCGCAGTACATGTCGCCAACCGATTCAAAATACAGCCAGTCCTCGGGCTCCCAGCGCATCCCCTCCAATGCGCCCCTTGGTCTCGCTGACATACGGCCCCGCGCTGACTCGAGTCTTTCCGATGGCATCCCCGGGACCACCTCCTACGAGCATGCAAACACTCAGTCACGTACCAGCAACTACATGGCCCCATGGGCTCTCTATGCGTTCGACTGGTGCAAATGGGCTCCCCAGGGAAACAGTGCTGGGAAAGTAGCTATTGGGAGTTATTTGGAAGATGGGCACAACTAC ATTCAAATTCTCGACGCTCAAGTGTCTCCCACACCGTCCGACGTCTACTCGCCCGCCGGGTCGAGGTATACAATGGACTTTACTAGAATCGCCGAAGCGACTCACTCCTATCCCGTCACACGTCTCCTGTGGGAGCCTCCATCGTCACAAAAACAGTCAACCGATCTTTTGGCCACATCCGGTGACCACCTCCGCCTTTGGTCTCTTCCTTCCGATCCTCAAGTTCAGACTCCTGGCTCCTCGATAACGTCAAGAAACGGCCGTGACATGCCGATTACGAAACTCACCCCATTGGCTTTGctctccaactccaagaCACCCGACCACACAGCACCCCTGACCTCGCTCGACTGGAACACCGTGACCCCCAGCTTAATTATCACGTCCAGCATCGACACTACCTGCACCATCTGGGATATTCCATCCCTCACGGCCAAAACTCAGTTAATCGCCCACGACAAGGAAGTCTACGACGTCCGTTTTTGCGCCAACAGTGTGGACGTCTTTGTGAGCTGTGGTCAGGACGGCAGCGTGAGAATGTTTGATCTGAGGAGTCTGGAGCACAGCACCATTATTTACGAGCCAACCGGAAAGGAAGAAAGAG ACGCTAACGGAGGTCGCATCTCCCCCACACTTGCCCAGCAAACAATgtcccaccctcctcccctcctccgactggccacctccccccacgaccagcacctcctcgccaccttTGCCCAAGACAGCAACGTAATACGCATCCTCGACGTGCGCCAGCCTGGCCAGgccctcctcgagctccgcGGCCACGGCGGCGCGCTCAACTGCGTCGAGTGGTCCCCTCTGAGGAGAGGAACCTTGGCCTCGGGAGGTGACGACTGCCAGGTGTTGATCTGGGACCTgctgaacaacaacaacacgtCCAACGCGGCCACAATCTCCACCAACGGGGCTGCCCCGCCAACGGGCGCTCAGGCTGCTGCAAGCACTGATAATGTCAGGAGTCCGGTTGCTGCTTGGCAGTGCGAGTACGAGGTGGGCAATCTGGGGTGGGTGCCGCACTTGGCTGGGGGGGAGTATGGGGATTGGTTGGGTGTCAGCgccgggaggggggtttggggtgtgAAGTTGGGATGA
- a CDS encoding hypothetical protein (EggNog:ENOG503NWYS; COG:S), which produces MFEYVEFPILPIVKTHLIINCVLAVITLVILGLRLFARFLTGAGLWWDDYLILFAVPQGMAMVVIQGLWAPMGVGYPMAETAPNIEHILKMLVSYELIYATSISTIKLSVLIFYLRVFVNKTMRMATKGVIIFVCLWSVGNILQVFLICRPFAAIYTVALMPTAQCGDQVGSFIAIGAFNIITDVLILTLPIPTVWTLKTSKGKKIALTAVFLVGLLVSVVAMIRIVTLTQLDLVNLTESMVWADFWSATEPNLGIFCVSLPMLGTLWTRYFSRKSPSKLDPYHSSENGTNGTNGFSKLKNSSNPGTDTIVMEDLYAPNKEVYHKTDVAATTPDGDRAGTPLRANSSEEALTMQVGDHRNYHRQPEGIRVQTKWTISVD; this is translated from the exons ATGTTTGAATACGTCGAGTTTCCGATCCTCCCGATCGTCAAaacccatctcatcatcaactgtGTACTAGCCGTCATAACTTTGGTGATCCTTGGGCTGAGACTCTTTGCTCGCTTCCTGACGGGAGCTGGCCTGTGGTGGGATGACTACCTCATTCTGTTTGCCGTCCCTCAGGGCATGGCCATGGTAGTGATTCAGGGCCTTT GGGCACCGATGGGTGTAGGATATCCAATGGCCGAGACCGCTCCAAATATCGAACACATCCTGAAGATGCTCGTCTCATACGAACTGATCTATGCGACATCCATCAGCACCATCAAGCTCAGCGTCCTCATCTTTTACCTCCGTGTCTTCGTCAACAAAACGATGCGCATGGCCACCAAGGGCGTCATCATTTTTGTTTGTCTCTGGTCTGTTGGGAATATACTGCAGGTGTTTCTGATTTGTCGTCCTTTTGCCGCCATCTACACCGTCGCTCTGATGCCAACAGCGCAATGTGGTGACCAAGTCGGGTCTTTTATTGCCATAGGCGcgttcaacatcatcaccgacgTGTTGATCCTGACGCTCCCGATTCCAACGGTGTGGACTCTGAAGACctccaagggcaagaagatcgCCCTGACAGCCGTCTTCTTGGTTGGTTTACT cGTCAGCGTGGTCGCCATGATCCGCATCGTAACCCTCACCCAGCTCGACCTCGTCAACCTGACCGAATCCATGGTCTGGGCCGACTTCTGGTCCGCGACCGAGCCCAACCTCGGCATCTTCTGCGTCAGCCTCCCCATGCTCGGCACCCTCTGGACCCGCTATTTTTCTCGCAAGAGCCCCTCCAAGCTCGACCCGTATCACTCCTCTGAGAACGgcaccaacggcaccaaCGGGTTCAGCAAGCTGAAGAACAGCTCCAACCCTGGCACCGACACGATCGTGATGGAAGATTTGTACGCACCGAACAAGGAGGTGTATCACAAGACGGACGTTGCTGCTACCACGCCGGATGGGGATAGGGCGGGGACGCCGCTGAGGGCGAATAGCTCCGAGGAGGCGCTCACGATGCAAGTGGGGGATCATCGGAACTATCATAGGCAGCCGGAGGGGATTAGGGTGCAGACGAAGTGGACTATTTCGGTTGATTAG
- the EFB1 gene encoding Translation elongation factor 1 beta (antiSMASH:Cluster_10; EggNog:ENOG503NV8V; COG:J; BUSCO:EOG092644ZU) has protein sequence MGFTDLLSDAGLTVLNNWLLTRSYVTGYSASQADVVVFKALSSAPDAAKYPNAARWYKHIASYEEEFTTLPGDASQPYTVYGPDVAEVTLNPAKAPAAAAEEEEDEDVDLFGSDDEEEDAEAARIREERLAEYRKKKEGKAKPAAKSVVTMDVKPWDDETDMVALEEGVRAIEKDGLVWGASKLVAVGFGIKKLQINLVVEDEKVSLDDLQEQIAELEDYVQSSDIVAMQKL, from the exons atGGGCTTCACCGATCTCCTCTCCGATGCCGGTCTCACCGTGCTCAACAACTGGCTCCTTACCCGCTCTTACGTTACCGG GTACTCTGCCTCCCAGGCCGATGTTGTCGTCTTCAAGGCCCTGAGCTCCGCTCCCGATGCCGCCAAGTACCCCAACGCTGCCCGTTGGTACAAGCACATCGCCTCCTACGAGGAGGagttcaccaccctccccggtGATGCCAGCCAGCCCTACACCGTCTACGGCCCCGACGTCGCCGAGGTGACCCTCAATCCCGCCAAggcccccgccgccgccgccgaggaggaggaggatgaggatgtcgaCCTCTTCGGttccgacgacgaggaggaggacgccgaggCTGCCCGCATCCGTGAGGAGCGCCTCGCCGAGTaccgcaagaagaaggagggcaaggccaAGCCCGCCGCCAAGTCCGTCGTCACCATGGACGTCAAGCCTTGGG ATGATGAGACCGACATGGTTGCCCTCGAGGAGGGTGTCCGTGCCATCGAGAAGGACGGCCTCGTCTGGGGTGCTTCCAAGCTCGTCGCCGTCGGCTTCGGtatcaagaagctccagatcaaccttgtcgtcgaggacgagaaggtcTCTCTTGATGATCTCCAGGAGCAGatcgccgagctcgaggactACGTTCAGTCTTCCGACATTGTTGCCATGCAGAAGCTTTAA
- a CDS encoding hypothetical protein (EggNog:ENOG503NWCY; COG:S), which yields MPRDELPSLLLLPFPPDPLSRSLLNTAYRPSITAALSRLKRPNGASKLTVAVECPILHGQFLRSKTLSWTEAQALVAGIYTIISVVSAQLGIGTEIDGGPNSVDATVVLIDHNRNKRFTEDFRPAIETNNTTVIDLATFASAYHPWNYIFHVRSEVGLQFYQTYLKLAEGRQTLLQEQLIPVEGGITMNVVPQGNIPRPTPARTPGVPVVCLGGTFDYLHPGHKLLLTAAALLLKVPRKDDANMQPCTYIIGITGDELLKNKKYAEFVQSWETRARNVILFLSRILELSERGWKDTQQPQRVEERDGDVKAWFRDGTILVHCVRIQDPFGPTITVENVDALVVSGETRSGGKAVNDKRAEQGWKTLEVFEVDVLDAEDVLEEKESTKTEDNFSAKISSSAIRQQRALARPGTKI from the coding sequence ATGCCTCGAGACGAACTACCCTCGTTGCTATTGCTTCCATTTCCTCCCGACCCCTTAAGTCGCTCGTTGTTAAACACGGCATATCGACCATCCATCACTGCTGCACTCTCAAGGCTAAAGCGACCAAATGGCGCCTCTAAACTCACCGTAGCTGTCGAATGCCCAATATTGCACGGCCAGTTCTTGCGGTCCAAGACCCTGTCATGGACCGAAGCCCAGGCTTTGGTAGCCGGCATCtacaccatcatctccgTCGTCTCTGCTCAGCTTGGCATCGGCACCGAAATTGACGGCGGGCCAAACTCAGTCGATGCCACAGTCGTTTTGATTGACCACAACCGCAACAAGCGCTTCACTGAAGACTTCCGCCCTGCCATTGagaccaacaacaccaccgtgATTGACCTCGCAACCTTTGCCTCGGCCTATCACCCATGGAACTACATCTTCCACGTCCGAAGCGAGGTTGGGCTTCAGTTTTATCAGACCTATCTCAAGCTCGCTGAGGGGAGGCAAACATTGCTGCAGGAGCAGTTGATTCCTGTCGAAGGGGGCATCACTATGAATGTTGTCCCTCAAGGAAATATACCACGCCCAACACCTGCTCGGACGCCGGGGGTCCCTGTCGTCTGCCTCGGTGGAACCTTTGACTATCTACACCCAGGTCACAAGCTTCTCCTCACCGCCGCTGCGCTGTTGTTGAAAGTCCCAAGAAAAGATGACGCCAATATGCAACCTTGCACCTACATCATCGGCATCACAGGCGATGAGCTTTTGAAAAACAAAAAGTATGCCGAGTTCGTCCAGTCTTGGGAAACCAGAGCGAGGAATGTGATTTTGTTTCTGTCCCGGATTCTCGAGCTCTCGGAAAGAGGATGGAAAGACACTCAGCAACCGCAACGAGTGGAGGAAAGGGACGGCGATGTCAAGGCTTGGTTTAGGGATGGGACAATTCTTGTTCACTGTGTCAGGATTCAAGATCCTTTTGGGCCGACGATCACGGTGGAGAATGTTGATGCGTTGGTTGTGTCTGGGGAGACGAGGTCAGGAGGCAAGGCAGTGAATGATAAGAGGGCTGAACAGGGGTGGAAGACGTTGGAGGTGTTTGAGGTGGATGTGCTGGATGCGGAGGatgtgttggaggagaaagagagtACCAAAACAGAAGACAATTTCTCGGCGAAGATCAGCAGTTCGGCGATACGGCAGCAGAGAGCGTTGGCGAGGCCGGGGACCAAGATATGA